One Leisingera sp. M658 genomic window carries:
- a CDS encoding ABC transporter permease has product MDFLTIIQLLDSTVRLATPLLLACLAGLFSERAGIFDIGLEGKMLMAAFFSAAVAAVTGNVWLGLLAGIGSSLVLAGLHGVASITFRGNQLISGVAINFLAAGMTVLIAQDWFQQGGRTPSLISGGRFGPVSLPFADSLSGVPGLGPVYSELLSGHSILVYIAFLAVPATWWVLFRTRFGLRLRAVGENPAAVDTAGVSVVGLRYAAVMICGLLCGIAGAYLATALQAGFVKDMTAGRGFIALAALIFAKWRPWHAMGACLLFGLLQAVALRFQNIELGGITIPVQAMDALPYVLTVVILAGFVGKAIPPRAGGEPYVKER; this is encoded by the coding sequence ATGGATTTCCTGACGATCATCCAACTGCTGGACTCCACCGTCCGTCTGGCGACGCCGCTGTTGCTGGCCTGTCTCGCGGGCCTCTTTTCCGAACGCGCGGGCATCTTCGACATCGGCCTGGAAGGCAAGATGCTGATGGCGGCCTTCTTTTCCGCCGCTGTCGCTGCCGTCACCGGCAATGTCTGGCTGGGGCTGCTTGCCGGTATCGGATCTTCGCTGGTGCTGGCGGGCCTGCACGGGGTGGCGTCGATCACCTTCCGCGGCAATCAGCTGATTTCCGGCGTGGCGATCAACTTTCTCGCGGCAGGCATGACCGTGCTGATCGCACAGGACTGGTTCCAGCAAGGCGGCCGCACACCTTCGCTGATCAGCGGCGGCCGGTTTGGCCCGGTCTCCTTGCCGTTTGCCGACAGCCTGTCCGGCGTGCCGGGACTGGGGCCGGTTTATTCCGAGCTGCTGTCTGGCCATTCGATCCTGGTCTACATCGCCTTTCTGGCGGTGCCTGCCACTTGGTGGGTGCTGTTCCGCACCCGCTTTGGCCTGCGCTTGCGTGCGGTGGGGGAAAACCCGGCGGCGGTGGATACTGCAGGTGTTTCCGTAGTTGGCCTGCGGTATGCCGCAGTGATGATCTGCGGCCTGTTGTGCGGCATTGCCGGTGCTTATCTGGCCACCGCGTTGCAGGCAGGCTTTGTCAAGGACATGACAGCGGGCCGCGGGTTCATTGCGCTGGCGGCGCTGATCTTTGCCAAGTGGCGGCCCTGGCACGCGATGGGCGCCTGCCTGCTGTTCGGCCTTTTGCAGGCCGTCGCGCTGCGGTTCCAGAACATCGAACTGGGCGGCATCACCATTCCAGTGCAGGCGATGGACGCACTGCCTTACGTGCTGACGGTGGTGATTCTTGCAGGTTTTGTCGGCAAGGCAATCCCGCCCCGCGCTGGCGGCGAGCCTTACGTCAAAGAGCGTTAA
- a CDS encoding ABC transporter permease, with amino-acid sequence MEKMPKWADVVLIPLISLLLAAILSALVILGIGEDPVAAVKLMVDGALGSTYGWGYTLYYATNFMFTGLAVAVAAHAGLFNIGGEGQAMLGGLGVALVCLLIPWPHWSLALVFAALGAGIFGAAWAAIPAYLQAKRGSHIVITTIMFNFIAAAVLNYVLVNVLRPQGSMDPATARFPEAVHLPSLHELLAPVGISFSKSAPANVSLLVAVGACLFIWLLIWRTPLGYEIRSLGKSEPGARYAGISSVRTVMIAMLISGAMAGMMAVNNVMGEAERLVLNATEGAGFIGIAVALMGRNHPFGVFLAAILFGFLYQGGAELALWTSIPRELIVVIQALVILFTGALDNMVRMPLEKIFLAVRKGRS; translated from the coding sequence ATGGAAAAGATGCCGAAATGGGCCGATGTGGTCCTGATCCCGCTGATCAGTCTTTTGCTGGCCGCGATCCTGTCAGCCCTGGTAATCCTCGGGATCGGCGAAGACCCGGTCGCCGCGGTCAAACTGATGGTTGATGGCGCCCTAGGCTCGACCTATGGCTGGGGCTACACGCTGTATTACGCCACAAATTTCATGTTCACAGGCCTTGCCGTGGCGGTTGCTGCCCATGCCGGCCTGTTCAACATCGGCGGCGAGGGCCAGGCGATGCTGGGCGGGCTTGGCGTGGCGCTGGTCTGCCTGCTGATCCCCTGGCCGCATTGGTCGCTGGCGCTGGTTTTTGCCGCCTTGGGTGCCGGGATTTTCGGCGCCGCATGGGCCGCAATCCCTGCCTACCTGCAGGCCAAACGCGGCAGCCATATCGTGATCACCACCATCATGTTCAACTTCATCGCCGCGGCGGTGCTGAATTATGTGCTGGTCAACGTGCTGCGCCCCCAAGGCTCGATGGACCCGGCCACCGCGCGGTTTCCCGAAGCTGTGCATCTGCCGTCTTTGCATGAGCTGCTGGCCCCGGTCGGCATCAGCTTTTCCAAATCGGCGCCGGCCAATGTCAGCCTGCTGGTTGCTGTCGGCGCCTGCCTGTTTATCTGGCTGCTGATCTGGCGCACTCCGTTGGGCTATGAAATCCGCTCGCTTGGCAAATCGGAACCCGGAGCGCGTTATGCCGGCATCTCCTCGGTCCGGACTGTCATGATCGCGATGCTGATCTCCGGCGCGATGGCCGGCATGATGGCGGTCAACAACGTGATGGGCGAGGCCGAACGGCTGGTGCTGAACGCCACCGAAGGCGCCGGTTTCATCGGCATTGCGGTGGCACTGATGGGCCGCAACCATCCGTTCGGCGTATTCCTGGCGGCGATCCTGTTCGGGTTCCTGTATCAGGGCGGCGCCGAGCTGGCGCTCTGGACCTCAATCCCGCGCGAGCTGATCGTGGTGATCCAGGCCTTGGTGATCCTGTTCACCGGCGCGCTGGACAACATGGTGCGGATGCCGCTTGAAAAGATCTTTCTGGCGGTGCGGAAGGGGCGGAGCTGA
- a CDS encoding ABC transporter ATP-binding protein has translation MTAPAIELKGISKAFGPVQANKDISISVAPGTIHGIIGENGAGKSTLMSILYGFYKADKGEVWIKGQRTAIPDSQAAIAAGIGMVFQHFKLVENFTVLENIVLGAEDSGMLMPSLRRARKELKALEAEYELFVDPDARIDEIGVGMQQRVEILKALYRKAEILILDEPTGVLTPSEADQLFRILDRLRAEGKTIILITHKLREIMEYTDTVSVMRRGQMTATVKTAETSPEHLAELMVGRKVLLRVDKVPARPGAPILEIENLRVVDEAGVERVKGINLTVRAGEIVGIAGVAGNGQSELLEVLGGMRAGSGSIKLHGSPLPLRGQGADARARRDAHIGHVPEDRQREGLIMDFHAWENVAFGYHRDPAYRNGLLMDNAALRADTEAKMEKFDVRPPDPWLAAKSFSGGNQQKIVVAREIERNPELLLIGQPTRGVDIGAIEFIHKQIVELRDQGKAILLVSVELEEILSLADRVAVMFDGVIMGERPADQTDEKELGLLMAGVAGEAA, from the coding sequence TTGACCGCCCCCGCCATTGAACTCAAAGGTATTTCCAAGGCCTTTGGCCCGGTCCAGGCGAACAAGGACATCTCGATCAGCGTCGCCCCCGGCACCATTCACGGGATCATCGGGGAAAACGGTGCGGGAAAATCAACGCTGATGTCGATCCTCTATGGATTCTACAAGGCCGACAAAGGCGAGGTTTGGATCAAGGGGCAACGCACCGCGATCCCCGACAGCCAGGCGGCGATTGCTGCCGGCATCGGCATGGTGTTCCAGCATTTCAAACTGGTGGAGAACTTCACCGTGCTGGAAAACATCGTGCTGGGCGCCGAGGACAGCGGCATGCTGATGCCTTCGCTGCGCCGCGCCCGCAAGGAGCTGAAGGCGCTGGAGGCGGAATACGAGCTGTTTGTGGACCCAGATGCCCGCATTGACGAGATCGGTGTCGGCATGCAGCAGCGGGTTGAGATACTCAAGGCACTGTACCGCAAGGCCGAGATCCTGATCCTGGACGAGCCGACCGGCGTGCTGACACCCTCCGAGGCCGACCAGCTGTTCCGTATCCTCGACCGGCTGCGCGCCGAAGGCAAAACCATCATCCTGATCACCCACAAGCTGCGGGAGATCATGGAGTATACCGACACCGTTTCGGTGATGCGGCGCGGCCAGATGACCGCCACCGTCAAAACGGCTGAGACCAGCCCCGAACATCTGGCCGAGCTGATGGTCGGCCGCAAGGTGCTGTTGCGGGTGGACAAGGTGCCTGCCCGGCCCGGTGCCCCGATCCTGGAGATTGAGAACCTGCGGGTGGTGGATGAGGCCGGCGTTGAACGCGTCAAGGGGATTAACCTGACCGTGCGCGCGGGCGAGATTGTCGGCATCGCAGGCGTGGCTGGCAATGGCCAGTCAGAGTTGCTGGAGGTTCTGGGCGGCATGCGCGCAGGCAGCGGCAGCATAAAACTGCATGGCAGCCCCTTGCCGCTGCGCGGCCAGGGCGCAGACGCCCGTGCGCGGCGGGACGCCCATATCGGTCATGTGCCGGAGGACCGCCAGCGCGAGGGCCTCATCATGGACTTCCACGCCTGGGAGAACGTGGCCTTTGGCTATCACCGCGATCCGGCTTACAGGAATGGTTTGCTGATGGATAACGCCGCCCTGCGGGCGGATACCGAAGCCAAGATGGAGAAGTTCGACGTGCGCCCGCCGGATCCCTGGCTGGCCGCCAAAAGCTTTTCCGGCGGCAACCAGCAGAAAATCGTCGTCGCGCGCGAGATTGAGCGGAACCCCGAGCTGTTGCTGATCGGCCAGCCGACCCGCGGTGTCGATATCGGCGCCATCGAATTCATTCACAAACAGATCGTCGAGCTGCGCGATCAAGGCAAGGCGATCCTGCTGGTCTCGGTTGAGCTGGAGGAAATCCTGTCGCTGGCGGACCGGGTTGCGGTGATGTTCGACGGCGTGATCATGGGGGAACGCCCCGCCGATCAGACCGACGAGAAAGAGCTGGGCCTGTTGATGGCCGGTGTCGCGGGGGAGGCCGCGTAA
- a CDS encoding nuclear transport factor 2 family protein: MTDSLHTLFAAWGDPTPEGRAAKTDAAIGPRFYYSDPNSPAPIEGRDAYLEYVAQFSAMMPGGAAKVVAVSEHHGHVRATVDFEKDGQRMVRGQYFADLEDGKVVRLIGFTGMGEPD, from the coding sequence ATGACGGATTCACTTCACACTCTGTTTGCGGCCTGGGGCGACCCAACGCCTGAAGGCCGCGCTGCAAAAACGGACGCGGCCATCGGGCCTCGTTTTTACTACTCCGATCCCAACTCTCCTGCCCCAATCGAAGGCCGTGATGCCTATCTGGAATATGTCGCGCAGTTCAGCGCGATGATGCCCGGTGGCGCGGCCAAGGTGGTTGCCGTCTCGGAACACCATGGCCACGTGCGCGCCACGGTGGATTTCGAAAAGGACGGCCAGCGCATGGTGCGCGGCCAGTATTTTGCTGATCTTGAGGACGGCAAGGTGGTGCGGCTGATTGGATTTACAGGCATGGGAGAGCCCGATTGA
- a CDS encoding BMP family protein has translation MTLMKSLMGAAASLALTAGAALAEPALIFDLGGKFDKSFNEAAHGGAQRWADETGGNYREIELQSEAQREQALRRFAEAGANPIVMVGFAFADALGQVAADYPDTKFTIIDMVVEGDNVRSVVFNEHEGSYLVGMMAAMASKSNTVGFIGGMDIPLIRKFACGYAEGVKAANPDANVISNMTGTTPAAWNDPVKGSELTKAQISQGADVVYAAAGGTGVGVLQTAADEGILSIGVDSNQNHLHPGKVLTSMTKKVGNAVFEAFTDGTDMETGFSVMGLANGGVGYAMDEHNASLVSAEMQSAVDEAAAKIASGEIKVHDYMSDDSCPALSF, from the coding sequence ATGACCCTGATGAAATCGCTGATGGGCGCAGCCGCGTCGCTGGCCCTGACCGCAGGTGCCGCGCTGGCCGAGCCTGCGCTGATCTTCGACCTGGGCGGAAAGTTCGACAAAAGCTTTAACGAGGCGGCCCATGGCGGCGCCCAGCGCTGGGCCGATGAGACCGGCGGAAACTACCGCGAGATCGAGCTGCAGTCCGAAGCCCAGCGCGAGCAGGCGCTGCGCCGCTTTGCCGAGGCCGGCGCCAACCCGATTGTGATGGTCGGTTTTGCCTTTGCCGATGCCCTGGGCCAGGTGGCTGCGGATTATCCTGACACCAAATTCACCATCATCGACATGGTGGTTGAAGGCGACAACGTGCGCTCGGTTGTGTTCAACGAGCACGAAGGTTCCTATCTGGTTGGCATGATGGCGGCGATGGCGTCGAAATCGAACACTGTCGGCTTTATCGGCGGCATGGACATTCCGCTGATCCGCAAGTTCGCCTGCGGCTATGCCGAAGGGGTCAAGGCGGCCAATCCGGACGCCAACGTGATCTCCAACATGACCGGCACCACGCCGGCGGCCTGGAACGACCCGGTGAAGGGATCCGAGCTGACCAAGGCGCAGATCAGCCAGGGCGCTGACGTGGTCTATGCCGCGGCAGGCGGCACTGGCGTCGGCGTGCTGCAGACCGCAGCTGACGAAGGTATCCTGTCGATCGGCGTGGACAGCAACCAGAACCACCTGCATCCGGGCAAGGTGCTGACCTCGATGACCAAAAAGGTCGGTAACGCCGTGTTTGAGGCCTTCACCGACGGCACGGACATGGAAACCGGCTTCTCTGTCATGGGCCTGGCCAACGGCGGTGTCGGCTATGCCATGGACGAGCACAACGCCTCCCTGGTCTCTGCCGAGATGCAATCCGCCGTGGATGAAGCTGCCGCCAAAATCGCCTCGGGCGAGATCAAGGTGCACGATTACATGTCGGATGACAGCTGCCCCGCGCTGAGCTTCTAA
- a CDS encoding GNAT family N-acetyltransferase: MSEPLTPKKMAATHAAAFTRSRPWNAAEFAALLDSPLVFAAGDARCFALVRVIADEAELLTIATDPAHQRQGLARRCMAEWETAVLDRGAAEAFLEVAEDNAPAQALYRAGGFAECGRRKGYYPRQGAAAADAILMRKALP; encoded by the coding sequence ATGAGTGAACCGCTGACACCAAAGAAGATGGCCGCGACCCATGCCGCGGCCTTTACCCGGTCCCGCCCTTGGAACGCGGCAGAGTTTGCCGCACTGCTGGACAGCCCGCTGGTTTTCGCCGCCGGCGATGCCCGCTGTTTTGCCCTGGTGCGGGTAATTGCCGATGAGGCGGAACTGCTGACAATTGCCACCGATCCTGCGCATCAGCGCCAGGGATTGGCGCGGCGCTGCATGGCCGAGTGGGAAACAGCCGTCCTGGATCGAGGTGCCGCCGAAGCCTTCCTGGAGGTGGCCGAGGACAATGCCCCAGCGCAGGCACTTTACCGGGCCGGCGGATTCGCGGAGTGCGGCCGCCGGAAGGGCTACTACCCCCGCCAGGGTGCCGCCGCAGCGGACGCGATCCTGATGCGGAAAGCGTTACCTTAG
- the tsaB gene encoding tRNA (adenosine(37)-N6)-threonylcarbamoyltransferase complex dimerization subunit type 1 TsaB — protein sequence MTSEPLVLGFDTSAAHCAAALLRGDVVLASRLEEMTRGQAERLMLLLEEVLAEGGATWQDLDAIGVGIGPGNFTGIRIAVSAARGLALGLEVPAVGVDGFEARAAEGTLPAVPAPRDQIYAALPGEAPRLMPRQEAEDAARGAGLAFAPEASPAGIAEAVARIAAAQFRTVTEPPAPLYLRAADAAPSSDVPPALIDE from the coding sequence ATGACGTCCGAACCGCTGGTTCTGGGTTTTGACACATCGGCCGCGCATTGTGCGGCCGCTTTGCTGCGCGGCGATGTGGTGCTGGCCTCCCGGCTCGAGGAAATGACCCGCGGCCAGGCTGAGCGGCTGATGCTGCTGCTGGAGGAGGTGCTGGCCGAAGGCGGTGCCACCTGGCAGGATCTGGATGCGATTGGCGTTGGCATCGGCCCCGGCAATTTCACCGGCATCCGCATTGCCGTTTCCGCCGCCCGCGGGCTGGCGCTGGGGCTGGAGGTGCCGGCGGTGGGCGTCGACGGGTTTGAGGCCCGCGCTGCCGAAGGCACCCTGCCCGCCGTGCCCGCCCCGCGCGATCAGATCTATGCCGCATTGCCCGGCGAGGCACCGCGTCTGATGCCGCGCCAGGAGGCTGAAGATGCCGCCCGCGGTGCCGGGCTGGCCTTTGCGCCCGAGGCAAGCCCGGCGGGGATTGCCGAAGCTGTTGCACGCATTGCCGCTGCACAGTTCCGCACCGTGACTGAGCCGCCTGCACCGCTGTACCTGCGCGCTGCAGATGCGGCGCCTTCCAGTGATGTTCCGCCTGCGCTGATTGATGAGTGA
- a CDS encoding NifU family protein, with the protein MFIQTESTPNPATLKFLPGQTVLEAGTADFPSADAAGKSPLASRIFAVDGVTGVFFGNDFVTVTKADSVEWDHIKPAILGAVMEHFQSGQPVMADGSADPASGHAEHSGEDAEIVNQIKELLDSRVRPAVAQDGGDITFHGFDRGVVYLHMQGACAGCPSSTLTLKMGIENLLRHYIPEVTEVRPVAV; encoded by the coding sequence ATGTTCATTCAGACTGAATCCACGCCCAACCCGGCGACGCTGAAATTCCTGCCGGGCCAGACCGTTCTGGAAGCAGGCACCGCTGATTTCCCAAGTGCTGATGCCGCAGGCAAATCGCCGCTGGCCTCGCGTATCTTTGCGGTAGACGGCGTGACCGGCGTCTTTTTCGGCAATGACTTTGTGACCGTGACCAAGGCGGACAGCGTTGAGTGGGACCACATCAAGCCCGCTATCCTGGGCGCGGTGATGGAGCATTTCCAATCCGGCCAGCCGGTGATGGCGGACGGCTCGGCCGACCCAGCCTCCGGCCATGCCGAGCATTCCGGCGAGGATGCCGAGATCGTCAACCAGATCAAGGAGCTGCTGGACAGCCGGGTGCGCCCGGCGGTGGCTCAGGACGGTGGCGACATCACCTTCCACGGCTTTGACCGCGGTGTGGTCTATCTGCATATGCAGGGCGCCTGCGCCGGCTGCCCGTCTTCGACCCTGACCCTGAAGATGGGTATCGAGAACCTGTTGCGCCATTACATCCCGGAAGTCACCGAGGTGCGCCCGGTTGCTGTCTGA
- a CDS encoding 2-hydroxychromene-2-carboxylate isomerase, producing the protein MERSVAFWFEFASTYSYLSAMRISSAAKARGIAVIWKPFLLGPIFAAQGWDTSPFNLYPAKGRYMWRDMQRICAARGLRFRHPDPFPQNGLMAARLALAASEQDRTEAFAQAVYLAQFGDGADISAEPVLLDCLHKAGLDADLLDRAQSPEIKSALRAQTEAASSAGIFGAPSFTSGTELFWGDDRLEQALDHAAARTI; encoded by the coding sequence ATGGAACGCAGTGTCGCTTTCTGGTTCGAATTTGCCTCCACCTACTCCTATCTCAGCGCGATGAGGATCAGCAGCGCCGCCAAAGCGCGCGGCATTGCTGTTATCTGGAAGCCGTTTCTGCTGGGTCCTATCTTTGCCGCCCAGGGCTGGGACACGTCGCCGTTCAACCTCTACCCGGCCAAAGGGCGCTATATGTGGCGCGACATGCAGCGGATCTGCGCAGCCCGCGGTCTGCGGTTCCGCCACCCCGATCCGTTTCCGCAAAACGGACTGATGGCTGCACGGCTGGCGCTGGCCGCATCGGAGCAGGACCGGACCGAAGCTTTTGCACAGGCCGTGTATCTGGCCCAGTTCGGCGACGGGGCCGATATCTCCGCCGAACCCGTTCTGCTGGACTGTTTGCACAAAGCTGGACTGGATGCGGACCTGCTGGACCGCGCGCAATCGCCTGAAATCAAATCGGCACTGCGCGCACAGACCGAGGCGGCCAGCTCCGCAGGCATTTTCGGCGCGCCCAGCTTCACCAGCGGCACAGAACTGTTCTGGGGCGACGACCGGCTGGAACAGGCTTTGGATCACGCCGCAGCCCGAACGATTTAG
- a CDS encoding universal stress protein — translation MRKFLVVLDDSRECLNAMRFAAMRAAHTGAGVTILSVIPPDEFNHWIGVGEVMREEARERIHAHFEVFAKWMRDRQGVDPDLVIREGEPVPEILKYIEDDAEIGVLVLGAGTGRKGPGPLVTQLTKTSGALPVPITIVPGDLSKEKLEAIT, via the coding sequence ATGCGCAAATTCCTAGTGGTCCTGGATGACAGCCGCGAATGCCTGAACGCGATGCGCTTTGCCGCGATGCGGGCGGCGCATACCGGTGCGGGCGTGACCATCCTGTCAGTCATCCCGCCGGATGAGTTCAACCATTGGATCGGAGTCGGCGAAGTGATGCGGGAAGAGGCGCGCGAGCGGATCCACGCCCATTTCGAGGTCTTTGCCAAATGGATGCGCGACCGCCAAGGCGTCGACCCCGATCTGGTGATCCGCGAAGGCGAACCGGTGCCCGAAATTCTGAAGTACATTGAGGACGACGCGGAAATCGGCGTGCTGGTACTGGGTGCCGGCACCGGGCGCAAAGGGCCGGGACCGCTGGTCACTCAGCTGACCAAAACATCCGGCGCCCTGCCGGTGCCGATCACCATCGTGCCAGGCGATCTGTCGAAAGAAAAACTGGAAGCCATTACCTGA
- a CDS encoding branched-chain amino acid aminotransferase, with protein sequence MAAGSTIRTYFDGKWHDGNLAVMRAADHAMWLGSSVFDGARFFDGVTPDLDLHCARTNASAQALMMTPTLSAEQMVEVVREGLEGFAAGVAVYIRPMYWAADGDETLIAPKADSTCFAVSLEEIPMAPEAAAATLTRTRFRRPVLENAVVNAKAGCLYPNNARMLREARSKGFSNALALDAMGNVAETATSNVFMVRDGEVFTPIPNGTFLAGITRARHIGHMRADGIKVHECVLGYQDFEEADEVFLSGNMSKITPVTAFDACQYQAGPVAKLVRDMYWDWASGQR encoded by the coding sequence ATGGCAGCGGGCAGCACTATCCGGACCTATTTTGACGGCAAATGGCATGACGGCAACCTGGCGGTGATGCGGGCCGCGGATCATGCGATGTGGCTGGGGTCTTCGGTGTTTGACGGCGCCCGGTTCTTTGACGGGGTGACCCCGGATCTGGACCTGCACTGCGCCCGCACCAATGCTTCGGCCCAGGCGCTGATGATGACGCCTACGCTTTCGGCAGAGCAGATGGTGGAGGTAGTCCGCGAAGGGTTGGAGGGGTTTGCGGCTGGTGTTGCGGTCTATATCCGGCCCATGTACTGGGCGGCCGACGGGGATGAAACCCTGATCGCGCCCAAGGCGGACAGCACCTGCTTTGCGGTCAGTCTGGAGGAAATCCCGATGGCGCCGGAAGCTGCTGCGGCAACGCTCACCCGCACCCGCTTCCGCCGTCCCGTCCTGGAAAACGCGGTGGTGAATGCCAAGGCCGGCTGCCTGTACCCCAACAACGCCCGGATGCTGCGGGAGGCACGCAGCAAAGGGTTCTCCAATGCGCTGGCGCTGGATGCGATGGGCAATGTGGCGGAAACCGCGACCAGCAATGTCTTCATGGTGCGCGATGGCGAGGTGTTCACTCCGATCCCAAACGGCACGTTTCTGGCCGGCATCACCCGCGCCCGCCACATCGGCCACATGCGCGCAGACGGTATCAAGGTACATGAGTGCGTGCTAGGCTATCAGGACTTCGAAGAGGCCGACGAGGTCTTTCTCTCCGGCAATATGAGCAAGATCACCCCAGTCACCGCCTTTGACGCGTGCCAGTATCAGGCCGGTCCCGTAGCCAAGCTGGTGCGCGATATGTACTGGGACTGGGCGTCCGGCCAGCGGTAA
- a CDS encoding Phenylacetic acid catabolic protein, which translates to MTDDMSIENYLAQGGVLSNPSNVPPRYRAELMKMMATFVDSELAGAAGFADIINEGPGIKARIAAAKIVLEKSDSAEKVLRIMGDFGADIERYADHHPWTARLERGADIGQSRTKHDMRLAVFNYPLEGWADAVMMNLLMGRAVALQLEELSHVSYQPLAEAFRAILPVEAHHAELAEEGLMVLVEAQGTDALQELADYWWPRVAASFGQEASEKFEGLKAMGLRRTPNAGLKARWQQDAGAILGKTGLKPAA; encoded by the coding sequence ATGACTGATGACATGAGTATTGAGAACTACTTGGCTCAGGGCGGCGTGCTCAGCAACCCTTCCAACGTGCCGCCGCGCTACCGCGCCGAACTGATGAAGATGATGGCAACCTTTGTTGACAGCGAATTGGCGGGCGCCGCGGGCTTTGCCGACATCATCAACGAAGGTCCGGGCATCAAGGCCCGCATCGCCGCCGCCAAGATCGTGCTGGAGAAAAGCGACAGCGCCGAAAAAGTCCTGCGCATTATGGGTGACTTCGGCGCGGATATTGAGCGTTATGCCGACCACCACCCCTGGACTGCCCGGCTGGAACGCGGCGCGGATATCGGCCAGAGCCGGACCAAGCACGACATGCGGCTGGCCGTGTTCAACTACCCGCTGGAAGGCTGGGCGGATGCGGTGATGATGAACCTCTTGATGGGCCGTGCGGTGGCACTGCAGCTGGAGGAGCTGTCCCATGTCTCCTACCAGCCGCTGGCCGAAGCCTTCCGCGCTATTCTGCCCGTCGAGGCACACCATGCTGAACTGGCCGAAGAAGGCCTGATGGTGCTGGTGGAGGCGCAAGGTACTGATGCCCTGCAGGAGCTGGCAGATTACTGGTGGCCGCGCGTGGCCGCAAGCTTTGGCCAGGAAGCATCGGAGAAGTTCGAAGGGCTCAAGGCCATGGGTCTGCGCCGCACCCCGAATGCCGGGCTGAAAGCCCGATGGCAGCAGGACGCTGGGGCCATTCTTGGCAAGACCGGGCTGAAACCGGCTGCGTAG
- a CDS encoding 2Fe-2S iron-sulfur cluster-binding protein, translated as MARFHDLEVTDVRKTIRDAVVVTLKPAGGAAEEFDFTQGQYLTFRRDFDGEELRRSYSICAGRDEGILQVGIKRVDGGAFSTWANTDLKAGDTLQAMAPMGSFFTPLNEAAEKHYLGFAGGSGITPVLSILKTTLAAEPNASFTLVYANKGVNTIMFREELEDLKNLYMGRFNVIHVLESDAQEIDLFTGLVTEEKCAQLFERWIDIKSVGTAFICGPEPMMLGIAAALRTAGLDDSQIKFELFASAQPGRAKRKAAASDAASSANQTKAAITLDGATQTVEMGKDMTLLDAALENAMDAPYACKAGVCSTCRCKVLEGEVEMVANHALEDYEVEKGYVLSCQAYPVTDNVVVDYDQ; from the coding sequence ATGGCGCGCTTTCACGACCTTGAAGTCACCGACGTCCGTAAAACCATCCGCGATGCGGTGGTTGTCACCCTGAAGCCCGCGGGCGGCGCGGCAGAAGAATTCGATTTCACCCAAGGCCAGTACCTGACCTTCCGCCGCGACTTCGACGGCGAGGAGTTGCGCCGCAGCTACTCGATCTGTGCCGGACGCGATGAGGGCATCCTGCAGGTCGGCATCAAGCGCGTCGACGGCGGCGCGTTTTCAACCTGGGCCAACACCGACCTGAAGGCCGGCGACACCCTGCAGGCGATGGCGCCGATGGGCAGTTTCTTCACCCCGCTTAATGAGGCGGCCGAGAAGCACTACCTGGGCTTTGCCGGCGGTTCCGGCATTACCCCGGTACTGTCGATCCTCAAGACCACGCTGGCGGCAGAGCCGAACGCCTCCTTCACACTGGTCTACGCCAACAAGGGCGTGAACACGATCATGTTCCGCGAGGAGCTGGAGGATCTCAAGAACCTCTACATGGGCCGCTTCAACGTGATCCATGTGCTGGAATCGGACGCGCAGGAAATCGACCTGTTCACCGGTCTGGTGACCGAGGAGAAATGCGCCCAGCTGTTTGAGCGTTGGATAGATATCAAATCGGTCGGCACCGCCTTCATCTGCGGCCCGGAACCGATGATGCTGGGCATCGCCGCCGCGCTGCGCACTGCCGGTCTGGACGACAGCCAGATCAAGTTTGAGCTGTTCGCCTCTGCCCAGCCGGGCCGCGCCAAACGCAAGGCCGCCGCAAGTGATGCTGCCAGCAGCGCCAATCAGACCAAGGCTGCGATCACCTTGGACGGCGCCACCCAGACCGTCGAGATGGGCAAGGACATGACCCTGCTGGATGCAGCGTTGGAAAACGCAATGGATGCGCCCTATGCCTGCAAGGCCGGCGTTTGCTCCACCTGCCGCTGCAAGGTGCTGGAGGGTGAAGTCGAGATGGTCGCCAACCATGCGTTGGAGGATTACGAGGTAGAGAAGGGCTATGTGCTGTCCTGCCAGGCCTATCCGGTCACTGACAACGTCGTGGTCGATTACGACCAGTAA